The DNA segment GCAGGGGGCGGAGCTTCGACGCGCGACGGCGGTGTCGGAGCGCGCGCGGCCCGCGCTTCGGTTTCTTCAAACTTCGGACGTTCCCGCGCGGGCGGCGGAGCGGCAAGCGGCGGCGCGGCCTCCTCGGCGGGCGCCGCGACCGGCGCGGCTTTCTCCGGAGCAGTCACTGGCGCGGCAGCCGGAACCGCCGCGCGTTCGGGAGAGGCGACGCGGCGCCGCTTGCGCGCGCTGAACTCGATGAGCGTCGCGACGATCAGCAGGACGGCCTGGAGTGCCGCCGCTTCCAGCGCGAGGCGAACCATCAATGACACCGGGACCGAGACCTCGACGATCTATTGCGGCGCGCGGCGCGCACGCCGACACGCGCCCCGCCCGAGTTCGTGGGGTACGCGCGAGCAGTGGATGCGCCGGATGCCTGCAACACAATAACAGGCTCGTGCCACAACCGAAACCGAGGCGCACCGGTCGCGCCGCTTGGATCGGGCCAGGCGCCCGCGAGGCGCCGTGCACGGAGCCCTGCTACGCCGCGCGCGGAATCTCGAGCGAGATCAACCGCGAGACGCCCGGCCGTTCCATCGTCACACCATGAATGTGGTCGGCGCGCTGCATGGTGCGCTGGTTGTGCGTGATCACGATGAACTGCGAGCGCTGCTTGAGCTCGCCGATCAGGCTGGTGAAGGCGGCTAGGCTGAACTCGTCGAGCGGCGCGTCCACCTCGTCCATCACGCAAAACGGGCTCGGATTGAGCAGGAAGAGCGAGAAGATGAGCGCCATCGCGCACAGCGCCTTCTCGCCGCCTGAAAGCAGGCCGATCTCCTTGACCTTCTTGCCCGGCGGCTGAACCAGGATGTTGACACCCGCCTCCAGCACGTCGTCGGCGGGCATCAGCTCGAGCCGGCCCTTGCCGCCGCGCAAAAGCTTGGGGAAGAGCTCGGCAAAGTTGCGCGCCGCGCCCTCGAAGGTTTCATTGAAGCGCCGGCGCGCCTCGCGGTTGAGTTTCTGGATCGTTTGGCTAAGGTCTTTGAGCGCGGCTTCGAGGTCGGCGCGCTCGCTATTGAGCACCGCGGCGCGCTCCTCCAGTTCTTTGACCTCGCTTTCGGCCGCGAGATTGACCTCGCCGAGCCGCTCGGCCTTGGCGCGCAGCTCGACCAGGCGCGCCTCGTCGGCGGCGACGTCGCGCGCCGCGAGCGCGGCCGTGAGGTCGCTCTCGACCTCGGCGAAGGCGATCTGGAATTTCTCGGCGAAGGTGCGCTCCAGCTCCTCGGCCAGCGTGCGCGCCCGTTCGCATCCGAGCGCGCATTCCATCGCCTCGCGCTCAAGCGCCGCGCCGCGCTCACGCGCCTGGGCAAGCTCGGTTCGGCGCTCGGCCAGCGCCGCCGCCGCGGCTTCGCACGCCGCGCGCATCGCGGCGGTCTCCGCTGCGAGCTCAGCCTCGCGCGCCGCGGAGGCCCGGTCCTGTTCGTCAATCTGCTCGACTTCGCGGGCGAGTTCGCCGCGCTCGGCGCCCAGGCGCTCGAGCGCGGCGCGGTCCTTGGCGATCTGCGCCTCATGCTCGTCGGCAAGGCGGCGCAGATGGCCGAGCTCCTGTTCGATTGCACGCAGATGGGTGCGGCGGGCCTCGACGCGCCCGGCCGCTTCGAGCATCGCCGCCGCCGCCCGCTCGGCGCGATGCTTGTGCTCGGCGAGGCCGGTGCGCAGGGCGCCGAGGCGCTCGCGGCCCGCGGCTTCCGCGTGGGCAAGCTCCTCCAGCCGCGCGTTGCACTCGGTCATCAGGCGCGCGATTTCGTCGAGTCGCGCGCGCGCCTGCTCGTGCTGGCTGCGCGCGGCGGCGGACTCGGCTTGCGCGCGCTCGATAGCGTTCTGCCGCTCGCCAATCGCGCGCTCAGCCTGCGTGAGGCCCGCGTGCGCCGCGCCCAGCTCGCGCTGGGCCACCTCCAGTTCTGCGTGCGCAGCGTCGAGGTCGGCGCGCAGCCGGGCGGCGTCGGCCTCGGTCTGCTCGACCCGCGCGGCCGCCTCCTCCAGCGCGTGCGCATCGAGCGGCTCGTCGTCCGCGCCGGCGCCGTCAGGCAACCCCACGCTGCCGCCGGCGATCATGCGCCCGGGCCATACGAGGTCGCCCTCGCGGGTGACGAAAAGGGTGCCGTGGCCGTTGAGGTTGGATGCCGCGAGGGCGGCGCGGAGATCGTCGGCGACGATCACGTGGCCGAGCATCGCTTCGGCGGCGGGTCTGAAGCGCGGCTCGACTTCCAGCATGTCGAGGAGGCGGCCTGCGATTCCTGGGGCCTCGATCGCCGGATGAGAATCGACGGGGCCGGGGTCGGGGATGAAGCTGAGGCGGCCCGCACGGTTCTCCTTGAGAATTTCGATCGCGCGTAGCGCGAGATGGGGCGAATCGACGATCACCGCCTCGGCCTGCTCGCCGAGCACCGCGCCCAGGGCGTGGCGCAGCGCGGCGGGCGCGCGCAGAACCTCGGAGAGCATCGCCGGGCGTTCGGCGGGGCCGTCGCCGTTGAGCGATTCGAGCACGACACGCAGGCGCTCGGCAGCGGCCCCGCTGCCGGCGCGCGCGGCGAGCCGCTCCGCGCGGGCGCGGGCGACGCCCAGCGCCTCGCGCAAGAGCGCGAGGCGCGCAGCGCTGGCGTCGAGTGCGGTGCGGGCGGCGTTTTCGCGCGCGCGGGCCGCGCGCTCGCGCTCCTCGGCCCGCTCAAGCTCGCTGCGGCGTGCGGCGAGCTCGCCGCCCGCCGTGCCGAGCGCGTCATGGGCGGCACCGACCGCGGCTTCCAGCGCCGGCATCCGCGCCTCGGCGAGGCCCAGGCGCTCGGCGAGTTCGGCGCGCTCGCCACCGAGCGCGCCGAGCCGCCCGCGCAGCGCGGCCGCCTCGCGCATCTGCTCGGCGACCTCATCGCGCGCCTCCTCGGCCGTCCTTTCGGCCTCGCGCAGCGCGGCCGCGGCGGCCTCATGCAGCACGCGCAGCTCGGCGAGCGTAGCCTCGCCGCCGTCGTCGGCATTGCGCTCGCGGGCAAGGCGCGCGCCGGCCTCGGCGCGCGCCGCACGCGCGGCGGTCGCCTTCGTCTGGAGTTCGTCCAGGCGCGCGGCGAGCTCGGGCGCAGCGGCCTCGGCCGCGCGCAGACGCCGTTCGAGGAAAGCGCGCGTATGGCCACGCTGGGCGATCGCCGCACGCAGGTTGTCGAGCTCGTTGCTCAGAGCGGCGAGGCGATCGCGGTGCGCCGCGAGCGCGACGGCGTCGGCATCGGTTTGCGATTGAAGCCCGGCGAGGGCGGCGCTCAACTCCCCGCGCTGCGCCTCGAGCGCGGCGGCGCGCGCGCGATGGTGTTCCAGGCGCGCGCGCTCTTCGAGCAGGCGGTGCGCGGCGCTGAGCCGCTCGAGTTCGTCCAGTTCCTGGCGGATTGCCTTGTAGGCCTCGGCCTTGCGTGCCTGACGGCGAGCAAAGGCCAGTTGGCGCTCGATCTCCCCGAGCACATCGTCAACGCGAGCAAGGTTCTCGCGTACGCGCTCCAGTTTGCGCTCGCTCATCTCGCGCCGGCCCTTGAAGAGTGACAGCCCGGCAGCTTCCTCGACCAGGCCGCGCAGTTCCGTGGGCTTGGCCTGGATGATCTCCTCGATCCGTCCCTGCTCGATTAAGGCGTAGCCGCGGCTATGGATCTGCGCGGCCATGAAAAATTCGGTGATGTCTTTGAGGCGGCAAGGAATGCGGTTGAGCAGATATTCGGACTCGCCCGAGCGGTAGACGCGGCGCGTGACGCAAACCTCGCTCAGCCCCGCGTAAGGCTCAGGCAACGGCGAACCCTCTTCGGCTTCGAGCAGCAGCGACACCTCGGCCATCCCGGCCGCCGGGTTGCTGTCGTTGCCGGCGTAGATCAGGTCTTCGGCGCTCTTGCCGCGCAGGCGGGTGGGCGCCTGTTCGCCGAGCACCCAACGTATAGCGTCCACGACATTGGACTTGCCGCATCCATTGGGTCCGACGACCGCCGTAATTCCGGGAGTGAAGCCGATTGTCGTCGGCTCCAAGAACGATTTGAAGCCGACTAGGTCAAGGCTTTTGAGCCGCATACCGCCATCGTCCTCCACCTCACCACATCATCAAGGCGAGCTTAACCCAAAGCGCGCGGGCGGGGAACCATGCGCTCGCCGATCTATCCCCGCAACTCGCCGACGCGCTGTGGATTGTTGAAAACCGCGTCAGGGCGCGGTTATTCCTGCAATTCAGTGTTCCAGTAGGCGCTATCCACCGCAGTCAGGTAGGGCATCCATTCCCGGTAGCGACGCAGGCTGAACATCTCGCTGCTGAAGGGCGTCCATTGTGGCCGCTGCGGCTTGCGGATGAGTGCCATCCCGGCCTCTTCGGGTGTACGGCCGCCCTTGCGCCGGTTGCAGATATGGCAGGAACAAACGATGTTCTCCCAGGTCGAAAGCCCTCCGCGCGATCGTGGCTTCACGTGGTCAAGATTAAGCTCGGTGCGCGGAAAACGCCGACCGCAGTACTGGCAGGTGTTGCCGTCGCGAGCGAAGATGTTAAAGCGCGAGAAGCGCACGTGACGGCGCGGCACCCGCTCGTAGGCCGTCAGCAGCAGCACCCGCGGGACGCGGATAAAGCCGCCGACAATGCCCAGCCGCTCGTGATGGAGCTCGATCGCGAGATCGCGCCAGCTCTCGAAGTCGAACGTGCGGTACTGTTCGTCCACCGCACGCGCCACCCCCTGGTAAAGCAGGGCGAAGGCGCGCTTGACCGAGGTGACATGGACGGGCAGGTAGGATCGGTTAAGGACGAGAACCTTGCTGTTGAGCAAGGTGATTCCCGAGCTCGGCAACCCCGCGCTTTGGACGGCGGCAGCCATTAGGCACAACGACTATCGGCAGCGGGTGGGTATGTCAAGGTTAGCGGCCGCGGACAAACTGCGTTTTCCCCAGCGCGACAGCGCCTTGCGCACTTTGCGGCCCGCCCGTATGATTCGTCTCAAACAAGATGGGTGGAAGGGGCAGCGACACAATCACGACCGCGCACGAGCCGCCCGGCGGCTGTCTCCGCCACCCCGGCGCTTTACACGCCGCACGTCGGCGCCTGGCTTGAGCGCCCCCTTCATCCGCGGCCCACGGTCCACTCGTGAAACGTGAAATCGTCATCAACGCGAGCGCGCTCGAAGTGCGCGTGGCGGTGCTTGAGGATGGCGCGCTGACGGAATTGTTCCTCGAGCGCGGGCCGCGCCGCGGGCTCGCTGGCAACATCTACAAAGGCAAAGTCACCCGCGTCCTGCCCGGGATGCAGGCGGCGTTCGTCGATATCGGCTTGGAAAAGGCCGGCTTCCTCCATGTCTCCGATTTTTATGACACCGCGGGCTCGATGGCCGCGGTGATCGGTGAGGAGGAGGTCGAAACCGAGCCCGTGCGCGAAACCCACGGCGCCGCGCCCGACAGCGAACGCGCCGAGGCCCATGCGCCGGGCGATGAGCCGTTCGACTCCGAAATCGCCGCCTCGGCGTCGGGCGACCCGCTTTCGCCCGACGATCTGCCCCACGACGTAGCGGGTGCCGGCGAGGCAGCGCCGGCGGGCGAAGGCGGACAGCGCGGCGGGCGGCGGCGCGGCAGGCGGCGCGGACGGCGCCGGCGCGGCGGGGGGCGCGCGCATGCGCAGGTCCATGCGCGGATTCAGCACAAGGCGCTGCCGATCGAGCAGCAGCTACGCCGTAATCAGGAGATCATCGTTCAGATCGCCAAAGAGCCGATGGGGACCAAGGGGGCGCGGCTGACCTCGGCGGTCTCGATTCCGGGCCGCCACTTGGTTTATATGCCGACCAGCAATCATATCGGCGTCTCGCGCCGCATCGCCAGCGCCGAGGAACGCGCGCGCCTGCGCAGCGCGGTGACCGAACTCGGCCCCGTGCAGGGCGGCTTTATCGTGCGCACCGCCTGCGAGGGCGTCAGCAAGCGCGAGATCCAGCGCGACGCCAACTTCCTCACCCGTCTGTGGGCATCGATCCTGCGCAAGGCGGAGACCAGCCCGCCGGCGTCGATCCTCTACAGCGACCTCGACGTTGCCCTGCGCACGGTGCGCGATCATTTCTCCAGCGACGTCGAGCGCCTGTGGTGCGACGACCCGGAAACCTACGAGCGCATCGTGCAGTTCGTTCAGCAGTACCTGCCGCGCCTGCGCTCGCGGGTCGCGCTTTACCAGGGCGCGGAGCCGATCTTCGATCACTTCCGGATTGAGGAGCAGATCGAACGCGCGCTCGACCGCAAGGTATGGCTGAAGTCGGGCGGCTACCTGGTTTTCGACCAGGCCGAGGCGCTCACCGCGATCGACGTCAACACCGGGCGCTTCGTCGGCAAGACCAGCCAGGACGAAACCGTGCTGCGGACCAATCTCGAAGCGGTCGAAGAGGTGGTCAAACAGCTGCGCCTGCGCAACATCGGCGGCATCATCATCGTCGACTTCATCGACATGTCGCGCGAGGCTGACCGCAAGAAGGTCAGCGACGCGTTGCGCGAGGCACTGCGCCGCGACAAGGCGCGCACCTCGGCGCTCAAGATCTCCGAGCTCGGCCTGGTCCAGATGACCCGCAAGCGCACGCGCGAGAGCCTCGAAGAGCTGCTCACCGAGACCTGTCCGCGCTGCCACGGCCGACGCGTGGTCAAATCGGTGCCGACGCTCGCCGCCGAGGTCCTGCGCGCGATCCATCGCGAGGCCGGCCGCCGCCGCGGCGTCGATATGCTGGTGGTCAAGCTCAACCCCGACGTCGCGCGCTACCTCTACGACCACGGCGCGCGCGACCTCGAGACGCTCGAGCGCCGGCTGGGTTTCAAGATCGTGCTGCGCTCGAAGGAAGGGCTCGAGCCCGGCGCCTTCGAGATGTCGCAGGCGCCCGCCGCGGCGTGAAGCCGGCGTCGGGCGCCGCAAGCCAAAGCCAAATAAAGCCGAAACTTGGCGGCAGTAGTCGCCGATACAATCCATCGGCGTCCAATGGCTAGTCCATTCTGCATCAACTGAAATTTATTTCGAATTCCAACTGGATCGGTGCGCGCGCAACTGACTATAATGCGCGGCGCGCTCTGGGATTCGCGGCCCTAAAGGGGGGCGGTGCGGACGGGGCGACTATTCGAACGGTGGAGGAGGGCCGCGCGATGAAGAGAGTGCTCTCGATTGTTATCGGGTTTTCGCTCTTGGTACTGTGTCTGGTGAGCGCGATCCGCGCGGACGCGCTGCTCAAGCGGGAAAAGGCGCTCAACGTGCCGCGCGCGCTCAACGCGGCGCCGCGCCATAAGTTGACAATTCCGCCGCTCGCCGCGGCCGTGTTCCGGGAGATTATTCGCTAGAGGCGCACGCAGCGTGCTCGCGCACTGACTATTGATGCTCGACCGTCGCGGCGGCGACCAGTTGTGCCGCGCTTTGCACCTGGCCGAAGTGAATCCGGCCGAGGTCGAATTCCTCGAGCGCCTTGACCAGGCTGTTAAGCGCCGTGCGGCAGGCGGGCAGGTTTTTGCGCGCGCGAGTGAGCGGGTTACACCGCGCGACGATATAGTTCTTCAGATAGGGATGGGTCAGGCCGCGCTTTTGTGCGCGCGCGACCAGCGCGCCCAGCACCTCATCGGCATGCGCGACCTGCGCGGCGCGCTCCGCGCGTTCCTCCATCGCTTCGCGCATCGGCTTGGCCATGAAGTTGTCGACCCGGCTCAGCAGCGGCGCGTACACGCCGCCTGAGAAGCGCGGCGTCTTGTCATAGAGCAGACCGAGTGTGACGAAGTATGCGCGCTCGAACTCGAATGCATACTCTTTCTCCGCCGTGCGCGGCGCCGCCTCGAGCCGCGCGCGGTACATCCGGATCACTTCGAGCGCCTTGTCCTTGAGGTTGTGCGCCTTCTCGGTATTGAGCGCGAGGATCTGGAAGGCGACGGCCGGCTCGGGGATCACGATTGCGGGGATGGTTCTGGCGCCGAGCTTGGTCGCGGCGGCGCGGCGATGGTTGCCGTTGGGAGTCCAGTAGGCGCCGTCGTGGCGCACTACAACCACCGGCTCGGTGAAGCGGTCGAGCTTCTTCATAACCTCGCCCAGGCGCTTGATGTGGGCGGGCGAGAGGTCGCGCTGAAAGGGCGTTGGCTTGAGCATCGCGGCCGGGATCAGGGCAAAGAGCTGCCAGTGGTCTCCGATCGGCTCGCGATAGGCGGCGAGGGCGGCGCCGCCGTCGGCCTCGATCGCATTTGCCAATTCGTCGATCGCGGCGGGCCGCCTCGCACCGCGCGGAAAAGTGGCTATTTCCGAAGCCTCAGCCATGGAATGAATACATCAGGTAATACCCCCGGCATCAAATCAGATTTCCATTGCCCTGGGTCGAAGAGGCCTGTGGGGGCGTCAGGCCGCTCGCTTTATCAGCGGCGCAGGGCTAGAGCCCGTGCCACCCGAGGGAATCGTTGTATTCGGCCAAGACGCCGCGCGCGCGAGGATGACCAGCGCCCCGGGTCATGCGCAACCGTCAGCCGCGCTCGCCCAGCCCGCGCACGGCCGGCATCACCTTGGCCGCAAAGCGCTCCATCGTCGCCATCACCTCCCGATGCGGAATCAAGCCACCCGCGTTGAACCAGCATACGAGCTGGTTGATCCCGCCGCGCTCGTGGATCTCGCCAATGCGCGCGACGCACTCCGCGGGCGGTCCGTACACCGCCATCGTCTGCTCGACCATCTCCCACGTGATCGCCTGCGCCCGCTCGCGCACCTGCTTGAGGTAGGCGTAGGAGCCCTCGTACTGGCCGCGTCCGCCGACCAGGGTCTGCTCGACGATCGTCTGGAAATAGTGCATCAGGCTGCGCTCGGCCTCAGCGCGCGCGGCGGCGCGCGTCGGCTGCGGGTTGACGAAGAAGAGTGCGGCGACGTCGCCGCGGCGCTCGGGATGCGCGCCGGCGGCGAGCGCTTCGCGGTAGACGCGCACGTGTTCGTAAAAACCGGGCGTCGGGTTGATCGGCGAGGCGACCAGCACGTCGTAACCGTGCGCGCCGGCGAAACGCGCGGTGTCGGGGCTGTTGGCGGCGATGCGGATCGGCGGATGCGGCTGCTGGAGCGGACGCGGCGCGGGCGCGATGCCGTCGATGTTGAAAAAGCGGCCATTGTAGGTGACGGCGCCGCCGCCCCATGCGCGCAGGATTATCGCCAGCGCTTCCTCGAAGCGCTCGCGGCTTTCGTCGCGCGGGACACCGAAGCCCTGGAAGTGGACCGCGATGGTGCCGCGCCCGACGCCGTATTCCAGCCGTCCGCCGGTCAGGATATCGGCGGCGGCGGCCTCCTCGGCCGCGCGCAGCGGATGAT comes from the Candidatus Binataceae bacterium genome and includes:
- a CDS encoding ParB/RepB/Spo0J family partition protein, which translates into the protein MAEASEIATFPRGARRPAAIDELANAIEADGGAALAAYREPIGDHWQLFALIPAAMLKPTPFQRDLSPAHIKRLGEVMKKLDRFTEPVVVVRHDGAYWTPNGNHRRAAATKLGARTIPAIVIPEPAVAFQILALNTEKAHNLKDKALEVIRMYRARLEAAPRTAEKEYAFEFERAYFVTLGLLYDKTPRFSGGVYAPLLSRVDNFMAKPMREAMEERAERAAQVAHADEVLGALVARAQKRGLTHPYLKNYIVARCNPLTRARKNLPACRTALNSLVKALEEFDLGRIHFGQVQSAAQLVAAATVEHQ
- the smc gene encoding chromosome segregation protein SMC gives rise to the protein MRLKSLDLVGFKSFLEPTTIGFTPGITAVVGPNGCGKSNVVDAIRWVLGEQAPTRLRGKSAEDLIYAGNDSNPAAGMAEVSLLLEAEEGSPLPEPYAGLSEVCVTRRVYRSGESEYLLNRIPCRLKDITEFFMAAQIHSRGYALIEQGRIEEIIQAKPTELRGLVEEAAGLSLFKGRREMSERKLERVRENLARVDDVLGEIERQLAFARRQARKAEAYKAIRQELDELERLSAAHRLLEERARLEHHRARAAALEAQRGELSAALAGLQSQTDADAVALAAHRDRLAALSNELDNLRAAIAQRGHTRAFLERRLRAAEAAAPELAARLDELQTKATAARAARAEAGARLARERNADDGGEATLAELRVLHEAAAAALREAERTAEEARDEVAEQMREAAALRGRLGALGGERAELAERLGLAEARMPALEAAVGAAHDALGTAGGELAARRSELERAEERERAARARENAARTALDASAARLALLREALGVARARAERLAARAGSGAAAERLRVVLESLNGDGPAERPAMLSEVLRAPAALRHALGAVLGEQAEAVIVDSPHLALRAIEILKENRAGRLSFIPDPGPVDSHPAIEAPGIAGRLLDMLEVEPRFRPAAEAMLGHVIVADDLRAALAASNLNGHGTLFVTREGDLVWPGRMIAGGSVGLPDGAGADDEPLDAHALEEAAARVEQTEADAARLRADLDAAHAELEVAQRELGAAHAGLTQAERAIGERQNAIERAQAESAAARSQHEQARARLDEIARLMTECNARLEELAHAEAAGRERLGALRTGLAEHKHRAERAAAAMLEAAGRVEARRTHLRAIEQELGHLRRLADEHEAQIAKDRAALERLGAERGELAREVEQIDEQDRASAAREAELAAETAAMRAACEAAAAALAERRTELAQARERGAALEREAMECALGCERARTLAEELERTFAEKFQIAFAEVESDLTAALAARDVAADEARLVELRAKAERLGEVNLAAESEVKELEERAAVLNSERADLEAALKDLSQTIQKLNREARRRFNETFEGAARNFAELFPKLLRGGKGRLELMPADDVLEAGVNILVQPPGKKVKEIGLLSGGEKALCAMALIFSLFLLNPSPFCVMDEVDAPLDEFSLAAFTSLIGELKQRSQFIVITHNQRTMQRADHIHGVTMERPGVSRLISLEIPRAA
- a CDS encoding Rne/Rng family ribonuclease encodes the protein MKREIVINASALEVRVAVLEDGALTELFLERGPRRGLAGNIYKGKVTRVLPGMQAAFVDIGLEKAGFLHVSDFYDTAGSMAAVIGEEEVETEPVRETHGAAPDSERAEAHAPGDEPFDSEIAASASGDPLSPDDLPHDVAGAGEAAPAGEGGQRGGRRRGRRRGRRRRGGGRAHAQVHARIQHKALPIEQQLRRNQEIIVQIAKEPMGTKGARLTSAVSIPGRHLVYMPTSNHIGVSRRIASAEERARLRSAVTELGPVQGGFIVRTACEGVSKREIQRDANFLTRLWASILRKAETSPPASILYSDLDVALRTVRDHFSSDVERLWCDDPETYERIVQFVQQYLPRLRSRVALYQGAEPIFDHFRIEEQIERALDRKVWLKSGGYLVFDQAEALTAIDVNTGRFVGKTSQDETVLRTNLEAVEEVVKQLRLRNIGGIIIVDFIDMSREADRKKVSDALREALRRDKARTSALKISELGLVQMTRKRTRESLEELLTETCPRCHGRRVVKSVPTLAAEVLRAIHREAGRRRGVDMLVVKLNPDVARYLYDHGARDLETLERRLGFKIVLRSKEGLEPGAFEMSQAPAAA
- a CDS encoding HNH endonuclease produces the protein MAAAVQSAGLPSSGITLLNSKVLVLNRSYLPVHVTSVKRAFALLYQGVARAVDEQYRTFDFESWRDLAIELHHERLGIVGGFIRVPRVLLLTAYERVPRRHVRFSRFNIFARDGNTCQYCGRRFPRTELNLDHVKPRSRGGLSTWENIVCSCHICNRRKGGRTPEEAGMALIRKPQRPQWTPFSSEMFSLRRYREWMPYLTAVDSAYWNTELQE
- a CDS encoding LLM class flavin-dependent oxidoreductase encodes the protein MKFGLFYQLPCAPDQSEPTRYRETLEQIALADELGFDVAWLAELHFFKGFSIMPSPLMVAVAAAQRTRRIRLGTAVALLPFHHPLRAAEEAAAADILTGGRLEYGVGRGTIAVHFQGFGVPRDESRERFEEALAIILRAWGGGAVTYNGRFFNIDGIAPAPRPLQQPHPPIRIAANSPDTARFAGAHGYDVLVASPINPTPGFYEHVRVYREALAAGAHPERRGDVAALFFVNPQPTRAAARAEAERSLMHYFQTIVEQTLVGGRGQYEGSYAYLKQVRERAQAITWEMVEQTMAVYGPPAECVARIGEIHERGGINQLVCWFNAGGLIPHREVMATMERFAAKVMPAVRGLGERG